The sequence below is a genomic window from Penaeus monodon isolate SGIC_2016 chromosome 14, NSTDA_Pmon_1, whole genome shotgun sequence.
AGAATTGCATCCTGAGTGACTGCGCCCGGAATGGGCTGAGGAACAGCTGGATTCACGTGTGCCATGCCACCTAGTCCAAGGCTGTCGTACTGGTGACGGTGAAAGTGGTAGTTGGAAGCAGCATGTGATGGCGGAGTAGCGTTAGTGGCACTGTTCCACCAGTTGGTTGTGTGAGGTTCCTTCGGGGGCGTGACGGGTTTCTCAGCCGGAGGAGAAAGCATGGGCGGTCCAATGCCGTTGGCGAAGGCGTTGTAGTGATGCTGAAGGTACGGGTAGGGTGCACCACTGACGCCGTTATAGGTGGGCGTTGACATGTGTCCAAAATGGGCAGGGCGAGCTTCGGGCGGCGGTGATAAGGGTAAAGCCTGTTGATGAAAGGAACTGAAGTTGCTTGTGGTGTTGAAAGCGTTGTTGGCACTCATGGCTGACCAATGAGGAAGCTGAGATTCTGTCAGTGTACCACAGGCATACATCCTGACAATTCTGATTGTAGTACTAGCGATGAGCAGCGAAAAGTGATGTGGAATGTCACCTGTTGAAGGTAATATACGTGGACTGCAAAAGTCAACAGCCAATGAGGACGCGAGCTATGACCCCCCTCGGAGTTGCCAACTATGTTATTTTTACCAGTATTTCATATGCCTTCAGcgatactatcatatatattttttgttacagCTTTTAAATTTCTATGAGTTATGGTAGTAATAACATTTATTGTAAAAACGATATAAATTATCGATTTTACAATAAATCAATTTACATCTAAAACTATATATCCCCATCATATCTCAAAATACAGATTTctgttatatcttatatacactTCAATTATTTCTTAGAGATCTTAAAATACCTATTTTTATTCCATCTTGAAAAACATATTTCCGTTACTTCTTACGatacatatttctattatttcgaCTACGACAATTTCGTTGAAGTTCCTCCTTTCAGTTGAACAATGTTAAAGCGAAAACAGCCATTAAATGGGACACTATCTTAATATCTTATTTGAATGAATTTGGTTCCGGGTCATAAATCACGGCGCAATCGACGAAGAATGACCGGGTCATGACTACGCCTTAATCTCAGCTGATCGCCTTCATGCTCGCCGCGCCCGCCCCTCGGCAGGCCTCCCGCCCCTTTCTTGTCCTTTCATCTCCGCGTGTGTCTGTCACTTGTGGATTGATTGCATGGTATAAACAGTGCAATAAATAGTTGGCGTGCATTTTCTGTGGTCACGGGAGTAACCCTTACCCTACATCTGAATGATCGCAGAGAACTCTTAAATTTTCTCTAGTTATGCAAATATTCTATTCAAATTGAATATAAAAGAAACCTGCCTTTAATCTTCAATCACATTAGATTAGTATGGGTGACTACAGCAACAAGTTCGCGACAAGGTGTGAAATAGTTGGCCAAACATAGAGGTCATCACGGGTCACGCGCTCACGAGAAATCATGATGCATCATAATTATCCCGACttccttatgatatatataagtatatatatatatatatatatatatatatatatatatatatatatatatatatatatatatatatatatatacatatatatatatttattatatgtatatatatattatatatatatatatatatatatatatatatatatatgtgtgtgtgtgtgtgtgtgtgtgtgtgtgtgtgtgtgtgtgtgtgagtgtgtgtgcatatatgtatatatgtatatatatctatgtatatatatgaatagatatacgtatatgcacacacacacacacacacacacacacacacacacacacacacacacacacacacacacacacacacacacacacatatatatatatatatatatatatatatatatatatatatatatatatatatatatatatacatatacacacacacatatgcacacacacacatatgtgtgtgtgtaatgtatgtacatatacatatatgcatataaatgcatacatataaatatgcatatgtatatatgtatatggatatatatgtgtatatatgtatatgcatatatatgtgtatatacatatatatatgcatattatatatatatatatatatatatatatatatatatatatatatacacacacacacacacacacacacacacacacacacacacacacacacacacacacacacacacgcacacacgcgcgcacacacacacacacacacacacacacacacacacacacacacacacacacacacacacacacatatatatatatatatatatatatatatatatatatatatatatatatatatatatatatacatatacatatgtgtgtgtgtgtgtgcaaacagaacaacgaaggaaaacacgaatatgccgaagaccttttcgctttattgcttctgGATGCTATGACTATGATCTCTCTTTtcgcaattctctctctctctctttctctctaaatacACATTTAACGAGTTGCTAAACGAAAACTATATTATTTTCACCGACAGTTACTGACAGAATATATACATCAAATTTTCAGATTTGCAAATCATGAAAGATGAGTTGTTTACTTAAACATTTAATTGGTGACCTGAAGTGACCTCTCGCGAGGGCCACCGATTCACACCTTGTCGCGAACTCATTGATGTCGGTCACTTAAACGTTTTCCTTGTGCTTGACCTGATGTTCAAGTGTTGTTTTAATTAACGGTTTTAATGCTTTTGACCTCAAATGATTAGCAAATGACGCCGGGTCTTCTCAATCTATGAACTAATTATGCAATGCCTGCATAAAATGGCACTAACTCTCAGTCTCAgtcctacacacaaacacattccatACACAAAGGACGTGTATTCTTTTCtggttactttatttttgtttacacttCTGAATTCTGTTTTACAAGGAAACTGGAGTCATACACTATTACACGCAATGACAAGATTCAAGTCAACACCATTATGGGGGTTTCTGAACAGCAATGACGTACGATGCACATGTTCCACGCATTGCGAGTCTGAAAAGTGTTGCTTATAACATAGAATGCAGTTCGCATCATCCGAATATTGGTCTTCTCTCCCAAAAAGAAGACCAACATTTATTTCGAAACCCCAACGATAGATGGTGCTTGCTCACATTTGCACACATTTACAGATAATCATTCTAGGCCTACTTTGTTTACACAGACACAGGAAAGTACTTTGCATAAATAAGTAGTTACTCAAAGAAATGATAATCCTGAAGGAACTAAATCAATACTATCAATAATTTCGGTCATTCCTGTAAATACTTCTGTTTTGTATCTATGAAAGCTAAGGTAATGAAATGTTATGGCCATCCCCGTAGACTCACCATACTAATGTTAATCTTCGTCAGTCACTTCATATTTCGTTGGCACAGTCAATGTACTGAAAGCCACGCATCATCCGAATATTGTTCATTCTTTTCCGATTAAGGAAGAAGCAGTGAACTTGTAACTGGAAATTGAGCATAACTTCCCACACTGTCCAGGCATATCTGCCTATTTTGTTTCCTCTATGCCGTCTTAGTCTAaagcaaaaagtttaaaaatagccACTTCAGCCTCGACTACTGAAAACTGGCTCTGACTCACACTTACCATAGGATGAGGTCATAATCAAGTTTAAGCTTTTTGTTGCCTTGTCACATCCTATCTTCCCGCCCAtggctcctccttcctctcatggCCCCACGTCGCGCCCAtggctcctccttcctctcatggCTCCTCCTCCAGCCCATGGCGCTTTGTTCCGCCCATGGCCCTTCTTCCCGACTTCTAACCAGCCTTCTCAGAGGTAATATCTGTTCTGAAAAGGCTGCACAGCAACGTAAAATTCTTTTATCATTCAATAACCTTCCCATCTTATTCAATCTCAGTAGGACACTAGGCATGACACATTGTCCTTTAGTGATAAGGGTCATTTTTTAAAAGCTATTTAACATGTGTTATCCCAGCTTGCTCAATCTGTTATTCATCTGGTGACGTAATGAAGAGCAGTCCGGGAGGAGTTGAGTGTCTGGGTGGAGATCctgtgatgagggggagggggagggaggggagagggcggggaggagaggtgggggggctgGATGTTCTAAGTGGTGGGCGCGCACAAAACGCTAGTCCTGAAGCTGCtctttttcgtttcatttcgAAGTTTAGTTTCACTTATGTGTAATACTATTTACGTTTTCTTTCGCATGCGCGGTGACGCGCCAGAGTGCGTAAGGCTACATGTAGCGGATTCCCGCACCGAATGTCTGCCCGTTTTATCACACTCAGCGATTTCTGCTACCCGGCAGTGATAggaatatatttaacacacatatatatgtacaaatatatgcatatgtatacatatatctgtatctatgtatacatatatgtgtacatacgtatatagagatatgtgtacatacgtatatagatatatgtgtacatacgtacatagatatatgtgtacatttgtatatatatatatatatatatatatatatatatatatatatatatatatatatatatatatatatgtgtgtgtgtgtgtgtgtgtgtgtgtgtgtgtgtgtgtgtgtgtgtgtgtgtacatatgtatatagatatgtgttcacatgtatatagatatatatgtctgagCGTGTGTGTAGTTCTATTTTGTAAAAGGAAGTTTTATTCATTAACATTTCGTTAAACCTTTTGTATATGGGCTAGTCTTTAACTTGATATGCAATCACGCAAGAAACGGCTGCCATGCAGCACCCAGATTTTGTGGAacgaaattaattatttttttattacatgaaGAATGAGAAGTTTCTATTTGTGAACCTTTAATAACTTTACTGTTTGTATAAAGAGATGCATCCCATGCAAAAATGACAGCCTAACAAAAATTATCTTATGCGACAAGGAATCTGTTATAGTCCATTCCctcaatttctttgtttttgttttatttgttgtggaCATTTGTGGAATTTACACTCACTTGATTTAAGGCTGCATTTTCTTTCCAATATGAGAGGGGCTAATTCTAAAAAGTTTCAAATATCAAACGAATATTATTAAAGTAACATTTTACTGATCTCAACTCACAGGGCACATTTACAAGGTTCACCAATAATTAGCTAGAATATATACCGCAAGTACATTTACAGAATTTATAGAAACCGACTGAAAGTGTGGTTCTGAGAATTCTCCTTTATATCATTAGGCTCCTGATAATCCGTTTCAGACACAGGCGAATCCGGCAGAGCAACAGAGAAAAACTCCTCCGTCTCATCTTCACACAGTTCCACATCAACGTCGTCACCTTCGGCAGAAGCAAAATCAACACGAGCACGTCGATTCTCGTGTGTCTTGACGTGCTTGTTCAAATGATCAGAACGCATGAAACGTTTTCCACATTCTTCACACTGAAATCGTTTTTCACCGGTGTGCGTTCGCAGATGGCGTTGAAGTTCGTCGGATCGAGTAAAGGCCTTGTTACAGAAGATCCAGTTGCACACGAAGGGGCGTTCTCCACTATGTGAGAGCAGATGTGCCTTCAAGTGAGAAGTCTTGCTATAGACCTTGCCACATCCTGGAACATGGCAGATATGCTCCCTCTTCTTGGTAGCTGAAGCGTCTCTTGAAGTGTCCTGACAGTTAGGACAACGGCATCGTCGACAACGCCGAACACTGACCGATGAGTGAGCGGTGAGGAGAGCGGCGGCGATGTTGGTCTGTTGCTGAACAATGGTATCCTGAGTGACTGCGCCCGGAATGGGCTGAGGAACAGCTGGACTCACGTGTGCCACGCCACCCAGTCCAAGGCTGTCGTACTGGTGACGGTGAAAGTGGTAGTTAGAAGCAGCATGTGATGGCGGAGTAGCGTAAGTGGCACTGTTCCACCAGTTGGTTGTGTGCGGTTCCTTCGGGGGCGTGACGGGTTTCTCAGCCGGAGGAGAGAGCATGGGCGGTACAACGCCGTTGGCGAAGGCGTTGTAGTGATGCTGAAGGTACGGGTAGGGAGCACCACTGACGCCGTTATAGGTGGGCATTGACATGTGTCCAAAATGTGTAGGGCGGACGTCGGGCGGCGGTGATAAGGGTAAAGCCTGTTGATGGAAGGAACTGAAGTTGCTTGTGGTGTTGAAAGTGTTGTTGGCACTCATGGCTGACCAATGAGGAAGCTGAGATTCTGTCAGTGTACCACAGGCAAACATCCTTCTAATGCTAGCGATGAGCAGCGAAAAGTGATGTGGACATTTACCTGTGTCAGGTAATATACGTAGACTGCAAAAGTCGACAACCAATGGGGACGCGAGATATGACCTCCATTGTAGTTGCCAACTATGTTATTTTCACCAGAATTTCATATGAACGATGTTGTTATGATTCTATTATAgcttataatttatatttcatacCATATTGCTACATTTTCTTGTAAGATATTTCtgtcatattttataatatacattcctATAGTCTCATATAACgcgttttcattatatattttatttatcccttAACAtcttgagattatatatataccttaaatatagtatgatatatatctatattgtatgatatgtatctatattgtatcttttatatatttctgttaaaTAGTATagtgtttttcttaaaaaaaaaaaaaaaaaaaaaaaaaaaaaaaaaaaaatatatatatatatatatatatatatataaataaatatatatatatatatatatatatatatatatatatatatatgtatatatatatatatataattttatcaaagcTGCACTTTT
It includes:
- the LOC119581271 gene encoding transcription factor Sp5-like, producing MFACGTLTESQLPHWSAMSANNTFNTTSNFSSFHQQALPLSPPPDVRPTHFGHMSMPTYNGVSGAPYPYLQHHYNAFANGVVPPMLSPPAEKPVTPPKEPHTTNWWNSATYATPPSHAASNYHFHRHQYDSLGLGGVAHVSPAVPQPIPGAVTQDTIVQQQTNIAAALLTAHSSVSVRRCRRCRCPNCQDTSRDASATKKREHICHVPGCGKVYSKTSHLKAHLLSHSGERPFVCNWIFCNKAFTRSDELQRHLRTHTGEKRFQCEECGKRFMRSDHLNKHVKTHENRRARVDFASAEGDDVDVELCEDETEEFFSVALPDSPVSETDYQEPNDIKENSQNHTFSRFL